The Anaeromyxobacter sp. Fw109-5 genomic interval CGCGCTCCTCGAGCGGTTCGACCGCGGCGACGGCCGCGGGCTGGTCGTGCCCGGCGAGTACCTCGAGGCCGTGCTGACCACTCGCTGAACTTCCGGTCCACCCTGCGCGGCGACGGCGCCGAGCCGCCGCCGCGCCGCGCTCGCCCGCGGCCGTCCTCACCCGGGGTGACACGCTCGCCCTGAGCGACCGCGCGCAGGCCCTGGGGGGCGAGCCCCAACCCGCACCCGCGACGCGGGCAGCGCTCGACCTTAGCCTCGCAGCACTGCCGGGATCGGCGGCGGCGCACGGCGGGCGTCGCGGGGAGGGTACCGTGAAGCGGAAGATCGGTCGGCGGGCGTTCCTGTCGCGCGCATCCCTCGGGATCGCCGCGGCGGCCACGGGCGGCAGCGCGCTGGCGCAGATGGGCGGCGGTGGGATGGGCGGCGGGGGAATGGGCGGCGGGGGAATGGGCGGCGGGGTGGTCGATCCGCCGGTCGGCTCCGCGCTCGCGGATCCTCCCGTCGCGGCGAACGCCTCCACGACCGCGGGCGTCGTGGACGTGACCATCGAGGCGCGCCTGGCGGAGATCGACCTGAACGGCACGCGGGCGACGCTGCTCACGTACGACGGGAGCTTCATCGCGCCGACGATCCGCGCGCGGAGCGGCGACGAGGTCAGGCTTCACTTCCGCAACGGGCTTCCGCCCACGGGCGACACGAACCTCCTCGGACACGAGAAGTACGTCACCAACGTGCACGTCCACGGCTGGCACGTCTCGCCGGGCGACGTGAACGGCTACCCCGCGGACGACGTCCACCTGACGCTGTCTCCCGCCCAGAGCCAGGAGTACAGGTACGATCTGGCCATGCAGCGCCCGGGGTCGATCGGGCTGTATCACCCGCACGTGCACGGCTCGGTGGCCGAGCAGTACTGGGGCGGCCTCGTCGGCGCGCTGGACGTGCAGGACGACGCGCGCGAGGGCTCGGGGATGGCGTCGATCACGGCGCTCGCCGGCGTCGACACGCACCTCGTGGTGCTGAAGGACATCACGATCGTCGGCGGCGCGCCTGCTCCGTACGAGTCGCTACGGGACTACATGCACGGCAAGGAGGGGCAGCTCGTCACCGTCAACGGGCAGGTGAACCCGTTCCTCTCGATGCGGCCGGGCGAGGTGAAGCGGCTGCGCATCATCAACGCGTCGAACGCCCGCTTCTACCGGCTGTCGCTGCAGGGCCACGCGCTGCACGTGGTCGGAACCGACGGCGGCCTCCTGGACCGGCCCTACGCCGTCACGGAGATGCTGCTCTCGCCGGGTGAGCGGCTGGACGTGCTCGTGAAGGCGAGCTCCTCGAAGGGGAGCTACAAGCTGCTCGCGCTCCCGTACGCCCGGATGGGGAACATGGCGTCGGCCCAGGTGACGCTCATGACGGTGAAGGTCTCGGGCTCGCGCGCGAGCGGCGCGATCCCGGCCATCGTGAACGGAACCGCGGCCAGGCTGGACGAGACCGCGATGGAGCCGAAGCGCGTGCGCTTCGTGCTCAGCATGGGTCAGGGTCGCGGCTACGTGAACGGGCGGACCTTCGTGAGCCCCGAGGACGCTTACGTGCACATGTC includes:
- a CDS encoding multicopper oxidase family protein, which encodes MKRKIGRRAFLSRASLGIAAAATGGSALAQMGGGGMGGGGMGGGGMGGGVVDPPVGSALADPPVAANASTTAGVVDVTIEARLAEIDLNGTRATLLTYDGSFIAPTIRARSGDEVRLHFRNGLPPTGDTNLLGHEKYVTNVHVHGWHVSPGDVNGYPADDVHLTLSPAQSQEYRYDLAMQRPGSIGLYHPHVHGSVAEQYWGGLVGALDVQDDAREGSGMASITALAGVDTHLVVLKDITIVGGAPAPYESLRDYMHGKEGQLVTVNGQVNPFLSMRPGEVKRLRIINASNARFYRLSLQGHALHVVGTDGGLLDRPYAVTEMLLSPGERLDVLVKASSSKGSYKLLALPYARMGNMASAQVTLMTVKVSGSRASGAIPAIVNGTAARLDETAMEPKRVRFVLSMGQGRGYVNGRTFVSPEDAYVHMSDVGTDELWEIVNDSGMDHPWHQHVNDGQVVAASGGDAAFAAYASFLTLAPAWKDTIIIPKGGSVTMRLPIRDHTGMTMCHCHILEHEDIGMMAMWHIMGEGMPM